One window from the genome of Loxodonta africana isolate mLoxAfr1 chromosome 14, mLoxAfr1.hap2, whole genome shotgun sequence encodes:
- the NAPRT gene encoding nicotinate phosphoribosyltransferase isoform X5, producing MAAARGTERDPDPEGLAAARPLLTDLYQATMALAYWRAGRARDDAEFELFFRRCPFGGAFALAAGLRDCVRFLRAFRLRDADVEFLASVLPPDTEPAFFAHLRALDCSGVTVRALPEGSLAFPGVPLLQVSGPLLVVQLLETPLLCLVSYASLVATNAARLRLIAGPKKRLLEMGLRRAQGPDGGLTASTYSYLGGEGREEGFDCSSNVLAGQLRGVPVAGTLAHSFVTSFSGTEVPPDPMLAPAASEGPQVDLASRVEVWLELVCAHLGLGVQEPHKGERAAFVAYALAFPRGFQGLLDSYSVWRSGLPNFLAVALALGELGYRAVGVRLDSGDLLQQAREVRGVLRTTAAQFQVPWLGSVPIAVSDNIDEEKLARLAQEGSEVDLIGIGTSLVTCPRQPALGCVYKLVAVGGQPRMKLTEDAEKQTLPGSKAAFRLLGSDGSLLLDLLQLAEEPPPQAGQELRVWPKGAQEPQTVRPAHVEPLLKLWVRQGQVALSEQLQALVDRLRAGGPL from the exons ATGGCGGCAGCCCGGGGCACGGAACGGGACCCCGACCCCGAGGGCCTAGCAGCGGCACGGCCGCTGCTCACCGACCTGTACCAGGCCACCATGGCGCTGGCCTACTGGCGCGCGGGCCGGGCGCGGGACGACGCCGAGTTCGAGCTTTTCTTCCGCCGCTGCCCTTTCGGCGGCGCCTTCGCCCTGGCCGCCGGGCTGCGCGATTGCGTGCGCTTCCTGAGGGCCTTCCGCCTGCGGGACGCAG ATGTGGAGTTTCTGGCCTCCGTGCTGCCTCCGGACACCGAGCCCGCGTTCTTCGCGCACCTGCGGGCCCTGGACTGCTCCGGGGTGACCGTGCGGGCCCTGCCCGAGGGCTCCCTCGCCTTTCCGGGC GTGCCGCTGCTGCAGGTGTCCGGGCCgctcctggtggtgcagctgcTGGAGACGCCGCTGCTCTGCTTGGTCAGCTACGCCAG CCTCGTTGCCACCAACGCGGCGCGGCTTCGCCTGATCGCGGGGCCGAAGAAGCGGTTGCTGGAGATGGGGCTGCGGCGTGCCCAGGGCCCCGACGGGGGGCTCACGGCCTCCACCTACAGCTACCTGGGCGGTGAGGGCCGGGAGGAAG GCTTCGACTGCAGCAGCAACGTGCTGGCCGGCCAGCTGCGGGGAGTGCCCGTGGCCGGGACACTGGCGCACTCCTTCGTCACTTCCTTTTCAGGCACTGAGGTGCCTCCTGACCCG atgttggcACCGGCAGCCAGTGAGGGCCCTCAGGTGGACCTGGCCAGCCGTGTGGAGGTGTGGCTGGAGCTTGTGTGTGCCcacctggggctgggggtgcaggAGCCGCACAAAGGGGAGCGGGCGGCCTTTGTGGCCTATGCCCTGGCCTTCCCCCGGGGCTTCCAGGGCCTGCTGGACTCCTACAGTGTGTGGAG GAGCGGTCTCCCCAACTTCCTGGCCGTTGCCTTGGCCCTGGGAGAGCTGGGCTATCGGGCAGTGGGAGTGCGGCTGGAcagtggtgatctgcttcagcaGGCCCGGGAGGTCCGAGGGGTCTTACGGACCACTGCAGCCCA GTTCCAGGTGCCCTGGCTGGGGTCTGTCCCCATCGCTGTCAGCGACAACATCGATGAAGAGAAGCTGGCCCGGCTGGCCCAGGAG GGCAGTGAAGTAGACCTCATTGGCATTGGCACCAGCCTGGTCACCTGCCCCCGGCAGCCTGCCCTGGGCTGTGTCTATAAG CTGGTGGCCGTGGGGGGCCAGCCCCGGATGAAGCTGACAGAGGATGCTGAGAAGCAGACCCTGCCTGGAAGCAAGGCCGCCTTCCGGCTCCTGGGCTCAGATG GGTCTCTGCTGTTGGACTTGCTGCAGTTGGCTGAGGAGCCACCACCCCAGGCTGGGCAGGAACTGAGAGTGTGGCCAAAGGGGGCCCAGGAACCTCAGACTGTGAGGCCAGCCCATGTGGAGCCGTTGCTGAAACTCTGGGTCCGGCAGGGACAG GTGGCGCTGTCTGAGCAGCTGCAGGCCCTGGTGGACAGGCTGAGGGCTGGAGGCCCATTGTGA
- the NAPRT gene encoding nicotinate phosphoribosyltransferase isoform X2 has translation MAAARGTERDPDPEGLAAARPLLTDLYQATMALAYWRAGRARDDAEFELFFRRCPFGGAFALAAGLRDCVRFLRAFRLRDADVEFLASVLPPDTEPAFFAHLRALDCSGVTVRALPEGSLAFPGVPLLQVSGPLLVVQLLETPLLCLVSYASLVATNAARLRLIAGPKKRLLEMGLRRAQGPDGGLTASTYSYLGGFDCSSNVLAGQLRGVPVAGTLAHSFVTSFSGTEVPPDPMLAPAASEGPQVDLASRVEVWLELVCAHLGLGVQEPHKGERAAFVAYALAFPRGFQGLLDSYSVWRSGLPNFLAVALALGELGYRAVGVRLDSGDLLQQAREVRGVLRTTAAQFQVPWLGSVPIAVSDNIDEEKLARLAQEGSEVDLIGIGTSLVTCPRQPALGCVYKLVAVGGQPRMKLTEDAEKQTLPGSKAAFRLLGSDGSLLLDLLQLAEEPPPQAGQELRVWPKGAQEPQTVRPAHVEPLLKLWVRQGQLCEPLPSLAESRAFAQLSLSRLSPAHKRLESPELCQVALSEQLQALVDRLRAGGPL, from the exons ATGGCGGCAGCCCGGGGCACGGAACGGGACCCCGACCCCGAGGGCCTAGCAGCGGCACGGCCGCTGCTCACCGACCTGTACCAGGCCACCATGGCGCTGGCCTACTGGCGCGCGGGCCGGGCGCGGGACGACGCCGAGTTCGAGCTTTTCTTCCGCCGCTGCCCTTTCGGCGGCGCCTTCGCCCTGGCCGCCGGGCTGCGCGATTGCGTGCGCTTCCTGAGGGCCTTCCGCCTGCGGGACGCAG ATGTGGAGTTTCTGGCCTCCGTGCTGCCTCCGGACACCGAGCCCGCGTTCTTCGCGCACCTGCGGGCCCTGGACTGCTCCGGGGTGACCGTGCGGGCCCTGCCCGAGGGCTCCCTCGCCTTTCCGGGC GTGCCGCTGCTGCAGGTGTCCGGGCCgctcctggtggtgcagctgcTGGAGACGCCGCTGCTCTGCTTGGTCAGCTACGCCAG CCTCGTTGCCACCAACGCGGCGCGGCTTCGCCTGATCGCGGGGCCGAAGAAGCGGTTGCTGGAGATGGGGCTGCGGCGTGCCCAGGGCCCCGACGGGGGGCTCACGGCCTCCACCTACAGCTACCTGGGCG GCTTCGACTGCAGCAGCAACGTGCTGGCCGGCCAGCTGCGGGGAGTGCCCGTGGCCGGGACACTGGCGCACTCCTTCGTCACTTCCTTTTCAGGCACTGAGGTGCCTCCTGACCCG atgttggcACCGGCAGCCAGTGAGGGCCCTCAGGTGGACCTGGCCAGCCGTGTGGAGGTGTGGCTGGAGCTTGTGTGTGCCcacctggggctgggggtgcaggAGCCGCACAAAGGGGAGCGGGCGGCCTTTGTGGCCTATGCCCTGGCCTTCCCCCGGGGCTTCCAGGGCCTGCTGGACTCCTACAGTGTGTGGAG GAGCGGTCTCCCCAACTTCCTGGCCGTTGCCTTGGCCCTGGGAGAGCTGGGCTATCGGGCAGTGGGAGTGCGGCTGGAcagtggtgatctgcttcagcaGGCCCGGGAGGTCCGAGGGGTCTTACGGACCACTGCAGCCCA GTTCCAGGTGCCCTGGCTGGGGTCTGTCCCCATCGCTGTCAGCGACAACATCGATGAAGAGAAGCTGGCCCGGCTGGCCCAGGAG GGCAGTGAAGTAGACCTCATTGGCATTGGCACCAGCCTGGTCACCTGCCCCCGGCAGCCTGCCCTGGGCTGTGTCTATAAG CTGGTGGCCGTGGGGGGCCAGCCCCGGATGAAGCTGACAGAGGATGCTGAGAAGCAGACCCTGCCTGGAAGCAAGGCCGCCTTCCGGCTCCTGGGCTCAGATG GGTCTCTGCTGTTGGACTTGCTGCAGTTGGCTGAGGAGCCACCACCCCAGGCTGGGCAGGAACTGAGAGTGTGGCCAAAGGGGGCCCAGGAACCTCAGACTGTGAGGCCAGCCCATGTGGAGCCGTTGCTGAAACTCTGGGTCCGGCAGGGACAG cTGTGTGAGCCCCTCCCATCTCTGGCCGAGTCTAGAGCCTTTGCCCAGCTGTCCCTGAGCCGCCTCAGCCCTGCCCACAAGCGGCTGGAGAGCCCCGAGCTCTGCCAG GTGGCGCTGTCTGAGCAGCTGCAGGCCCTGGTGGACAGGCTGAGGGCTGGAGGCCCATTGTGA
- the NAPRT gene encoding nicotinate phosphoribosyltransferase isoform X4 — MAAARGTERDPDPEGLAAARPLLTDLYQATMALAYWRAGRARDDAEFELFFRRCPFGGAFALAAGLRDCVRFLRAFRLRDADVEFLASVLPPDTEPAFFAHLRALDCSGVTVRALPEGSLAFPGVPLLQVSGPLLVVQLLETPLLCLVSYASLVATNAARLRLIAGPKKRLLEMGLRRAQGPDGGLTASTYSYLGGFDCSSNVLAGQLRGVPVAGTLAHSFVTSFSGTEVPPDPMLAPAASEGPQVDLASRVEVWLELVCAHLGLGVQEPHKGERAAFVAYALAFPRGFQGLLDSYSVWRSGLPNFLAVALALGELGYRAVGVRLDSGDLLQQAREVRGVLRTTAAQFQVPWLGSVPIAVSDNIDEEKLARLAQELVAVGGQPRMKLTEDAEKQTLPGSKAAFRLLGSDGSLLLDLLQLAEEPPPQAGQELRVWPKGAQEPQTVRPAHVEPLLKLWVRQGQLCEPLPSLAESRAFAQLSLSRLSPAHKRLESPELCQVALSEQLQALVDRLRAGGPL, encoded by the exons ATGGCGGCAGCCCGGGGCACGGAACGGGACCCCGACCCCGAGGGCCTAGCAGCGGCACGGCCGCTGCTCACCGACCTGTACCAGGCCACCATGGCGCTGGCCTACTGGCGCGCGGGCCGGGCGCGGGACGACGCCGAGTTCGAGCTTTTCTTCCGCCGCTGCCCTTTCGGCGGCGCCTTCGCCCTGGCCGCCGGGCTGCGCGATTGCGTGCGCTTCCTGAGGGCCTTCCGCCTGCGGGACGCAG ATGTGGAGTTTCTGGCCTCCGTGCTGCCTCCGGACACCGAGCCCGCGTTCTTCGCGCACCTGCGGGCCCTGGACTGCTCCGGGGTGACCGTGCGGGCCCTGCCCGAGGGCTCCCTCGCCTTTCCGGGC GTGCCGCTGCTGCAGGTGTCCGGGCCgctcctggtggtgcagctgcTGGAGACGCCGCTGCTCTGCTTGGTCAGCTACGCCAG CCTCGTTGCCACCAACGCGGCGCGGCTTCGCCTGATCGCGGGGCCGAAGAAGCGGTTGCTGGAGATGGGGCTGCGGCGTGCCCAGGGCCCCGACGGGGGGCTCACGGCCTCCACCTACAGCTACCTGGGCG GCTTCGACTGCAGCAGCAACGTGCTGGCCGGCCAGCTGCGGGGAGTGCCCGTGGCCGGGACACTGGCGCACTCCTTCGTCACTTCCTTTTCAGGCACTGAGGTGCCTCCTGACCCG atgttggcACCGGCAGCCAGTGAGGGCCCTCAGGTGGACCTGGCCAGCCGTGTGGAGGTGTGGCTGGAGCTTGTGTGTGCCcacctggggctgggggtgcaggAGCCGCACAAAGGGGAGCGGGCGGCCTTTGTGGCCTATGCCCTGGCCTTCCCCCGGGGCTTCCAGGGCCTGCTGGACTCCTACAGTGTGTGGAG GAGCGGTCTCCCCAACTTCCTGGCCGTTGCCTTGGCCCTGGGAGAGCTGGGCTATCGGGCAGTGGGAGTGCGGCTGGAcagtggtgatctgcttcagcaGGCCCGGGAGGTCCGAGGGGTCTTACGGACCACTGCAGCCCA GTTCCAGGTGCCCTGGCTGGGGTCTGTCCCCATCGCTGTCAGCGACAACATCGATGAAGAGAAGCTGGCCCGGCTGGCCCAGGAG CTGGTGGCCGTGGGGGGCCAGCCCCGGATGAAGCTGACAGAGGATGCTGAGAAGCAGACCCTGCCTGGAAGCAAGGCCGCCTTCCGGCTCCTGGGCTCAGATG GGTCTCTGCTGTTGGACTTGCTGCAGTTGGCTGAGGAGCCACCACCCCAGGCTGGGCAGGAACTGAGAGTGTGGCCAAAGGGGGCCCAGGAACCTCAGACTGTGAGGCCAGCCCATGTGGAGCCGTTGCTGAAACTCTGGGTCCGGCAGGGACAG cTGTGTGAGCCCCTCCCATCTCTGGCCGAGTCTAGAGCCTTTGCCCAGCTGTCCCTGAGCCGCCTCAGCCCTGCCCACAAGCGGCTGGAGAGCCCCGAGCTCTGCCAG GTGGCGCTGTCTGAGCAGCTGCAGGCCCTGGTGGACAGGCTGAGGGCTGGAGGCCCATTGTGA
- the NAPRT gene encoding nicotinate phosphoribosyltransferase isoform X1 — protein MAAARGTERDPDPEGLAAARPLLTDLYQATMALAYWRAGRARDDAEFELFFRRCPFGGAFALAAGLRDCVRFLRAFRLRDADVEFLASVLPPDTEPAFFAHLRALDCSGVTVRALPEGSLAFPGVPLLQVSGPLLVVQLLETPLLCLVSYASLVATNAARLRLIAGPKKRLLEMGLRRAQGPDGGLTASTYSYLGGEGREEGFDCSSNVLAGQLRGVPVAGTLAHSFVTSFSGTEVPPDPMLAPAASEGPQVDLASRVEVWLELVCAHLGLGVQEPHKGERAAFVAYALAFPRGFQGLLDSYSVWRSGLPNFLAVALALGELGYRAVGVRLDSGDLLQQAREVRGVLRTTAAQFQVPWLGSVPIAVSDNIDEEKLARLAQEGSEVDLIGIGTSLVTCPRQPALGCVYKLVAVGGQPRMKLTEDAEKQTLPGSKAAFRLLGSDGSLLLDLLQLAEEPPPQAGQELRVWPKGAQEPQTVRPAHVEPLLKLWVRQGQLCEPLPSLAESRAFAQLSLSRLSPAHKRLESPELCQVALSEQLQALVDRLRAGGPL, from the exons ATGGCGGCAGCCCGGGGCACGGAACGGGACCCCGACCCCGAGGGCCTAGCAGCGGCACGGCCGCTGCTCACCGACCTGTACCAGGCCACCATGGCGCTGGCCTACTGGCGCGCGGGCCGGGCGCGGGACGACGCCGAGTTCGAGCTTTTCTTCCGCCGCTGCCCTTTCGGCGGCGCCTTCGCCCTGGCCGCCGGGCTGCGCGATTGCGTGCGCTTCCTGAGGGCCTTCCGCCTGCGGGACGCAG ATGTGGAGTTTCTGGCCTCCGTGCTGCCTCCGGACACCGAGCCCGCGTTCTTCGCGCACCTGCGGGCCCTGGACTGCTCCGGGGTGACCGTGCGGGCCCTGCCCGAGGGCTCCCTCGCCTTTCCGGGC GTGCCGCTGCTGCAGGTGTCCGGGCCgctcctggtggtgcagctgcTGGAGACGCCGCTGCTCTGCTTGGTCAGCTACGCCAG CCTCGTTGCCACCAACGCGGCGCGGCTTCGCCTGATCGCGGGGCCGAAGAAGCGGTTGCTGGAGATGGGGCTGCGGCGTGCCCAGGGCCCCGACGGGGGGCTCACGGCCTCCACCTACAGCTACCTGGGCGGTGAGGGCCGGGAGGAAG GCTTCGACTGCAGCAGCAACGTGCTGGCCGGCCAGCTGCGGGGAGTGCCCGTGGCCGGGACACTGGCGCACTCCTTCGTCACTTCCTTTTCAGGCACTGAGGTGCCTCCTGACCCG atgttggcACCGGCAGCCAGTGAGGGCCCTCAGGTGGACCTGGCCAGCCGTGTGGAGGTGTGGCTGGAGCTTGTGTGTGCCcacctggggctgggggtgcaggAGCCGCACAAAGGGGAGCGGGCGGCCTTTGTGGCCTATGCCCTGGCCTTCCCCCGGGGCTTCCAGGGCCTGCTGGACTCCTACAGTGTGTGGAG GAGCGGTCTCCCCAACTTCCTGGCCGTTGCCTTGGCCCTGGGAGAGCTGGGCTATCGGGCAGTGGGAGTGCGGCTGGAcagtggtgatctgcttcagcaGGCCCGGGAGGTCCGAGGGGTCTTACGGACCACTGCAGCCCA GTTCCAGGTGCCCTGGCTGGGGTCTGTCCCCATCGCTGTCAGCGACAACATCGATGAAGAGAAGCTGGCCCGGCTGGCCCAGGAG GGCAGTGAAGTAGACCTCATTGGCATTGGCACCAGCCTGGTCACCTGCCCCCGGCAGCCTGCCCTGGGCTGTGTCTATAAG CTGGTGGCCGTGGGGGGCCAGCCCCGGATGAAGCTGACAGAGGATGCTGAGAAGCAGACCCTGCCTGGAAGCAAGGCCGCCTTCCGGCTCCTGGGCTCAGATG GGTCTCTGCTGTTGGACTTGCTGCAGTTGGCTGAGGAGCCACCACCCCAGGCTGGGCAGGAACTGAGAGTGTGGCCAAAGGGGGCCCAGGAACCTCAGACTGTGAGGCCAGCCCATGTGGAGCCGTTGCTGAAACTCTGGGTCCGGCAGGGACAG cTGTGTGAGCCCCTCCCATCTCTGGCCGAGTCTAGAGCCTTTGCCCAGCTGTCCCTGAGCCGCCTCAGCCCTGCCCACAAGCGGCTGGAGAGCCCCGAGCTCTGCCAG GTGGCGCTGTCTGAGCAGCTGCAGGCCCTGGTGGACAGGCTGAGGGCTGGAGGCCCATTGTGA
- the MROH6 gene encoding maestro heat-like repeat-containing protein family member 6: MPGGVWGRARGGPVGALTLTALAEGIRASQGQHLAAPSRGLQTEPQELEPEAQVPALSCEAEPRSATTVPIAGNEPCFPPNAQEPPPEGTHQAPQSPWEEGALADLALHTAACLEEAGLSGTQATALTLSAALEARGERLEDQVHALLRGLLAQVPSLAEGRPRRAALRVLSALALEHARDVVCALLPRSLPPDRAAAELWRSLSRNQRVNGQVLVQLLWALKGAAGPEQEALAATRALGEMLAVSGCVGATRGFYPHLLLALVTQLHELARGAHSPDTPKVWAPSHQGPLHSHASCAVEALKALLTGDGGRMVVTCMEQAGGWRRLVGAHTHLEGVLLLASAMVTHADHHLRGLFADLLPRLRSSDDTQRLTAMAFFTGLLQSRPTTRLLREEDILERLRAWQGNPEPTVRWLGLLGLGHLALNRGKVRHVNTLLPALLSALGEADSRLVGAALSALRRLLLQPRAPVQLLSSELRPRLPRLLDDARDSVRASAIGLLGTLVRRGRGGLRVGLRGPLRKLVLQSLVPLLLRLQDPSPDAAESSEWTLARCDQALRWGLLEELVTVAHYDSPEALSRLCHRLVQRYPRHVPSFLSQTQGYLQCPQVPLRRGAAVLIGFLTHHTSPSQVSQDLLDSLFQDLGQLQNDPESEVGAAAHVSSQQVSLLALVQSQPRGPCLACLARLTWRCTSPMRAPPVYADSPFQRRSHADRWGCSSPG, translated from the exons ATGCCTGGGGGCGTGTGGGGCCGGGCCCGGGGAGGTCCCGTGGGGGCACTGACCCTGACAGCTCTGGCGGAAGGCATCCGGGCTAGCCAGGGGCAGCACCTGGCAGCTCCTTCCCGGGGCCTCCAGACAGAGCCTCAGGAGCTTGAACCTGAGGCCCAGGTTCCTGCCCTGTCCTGTGAGGCTGAGCCTCGGAGTGCAACCACTGTCCCCATAGCTGGCAATGAGCCCTGCTTCCCACCCAATGCCCAGGAGCCTCCCCCTGAAGGGACCCACCAG GCTCCCCAGAGTCCCTGGGAGGAGGGGGCCCTAGCAGACTTGGCATTGCACACCGCTGCCTGCCTGGAGGAGGCTGGCCTTTCTGGGACCCAGGCGACAGCGCTCACCCTGTCCGCAGCCCTGGAGGCCCGGGGGGAGCGGCTGGAGGACCAG GTGCATGCTTTGCTACGCGGGCTGTTGGCTCAGGTGCCTAGTCTAGCGGAGGGGCGGCCCCGGCGGGCAGCCCTGCGGGTGCTGAGCGCCCTGGCCCTGGAACACGCGCGGGATGTCGTGTGCGCGCTGCTGCCGCGCTCGCTGCCCCCAGACCG GGCGGCGGCCGAGCTGTGGCGCAGCCTGAGCCGGAACCAGCGCGTGAATGGGCAGGTGCTCGTGCAGCTGCTGTGGGCGCTGAAGGGCGCGGCGGGGCCGGAGCAGGAGGCGCTGGCT GCCACGCGCGCCCTCGGGGAGATGCTGGCTGTGTCGGGCTGCGTGGGCGCCACGCGGGGCTTCTACCCGCACCTGCTTCTCGCGCTGGTCACACAATTGCACGAGCTTGCCCGCGGTGCGCACTCCCCTGACACCCCCAAGGTTTGGGCCCCGTCCCACCAAGGACCGCTGCACAGTCACGCCAG TTGTGCAGTGGAGGCCTTGAAGGCCCTGCTCACTGGCGACGGCGGCCGCATGGTGGTCACGTGCATGGAGCAGGCTGGAGGCTGGAGGAGGTTGGTGGGAGCCCACACGCACCTGGAGGGGGTCCTGTTGCTGGCTAG CGCCATGGTGACGCATGCCGACCACCACCTGCGAGGCCTCTTCGCCGACTTACTTCCCCGGCTACGCAGCTCCGACGACACGCAGCGCCTCACGGCAATGGCCTTCTTCACCGGG CTGCTGCAGAGTCGGCCCACGACGCGGCTCCTGCGGGAGGAGGACATCCTGGAGCGGCTCCGCGCCTGGCAGGGCAACCCCGAGCCCACCGTGCGCTGGCTGGGCCTGCTGGGCCTGGGCCACCTGGCGCTGAACCGCGGGAAG GTGCGACACGTGAACACTTTGCTGCCGGCTCTCCTGAGCGCTCTGGGAGAGGCCGACTCGCGGCTTGTGGGTGCAGCTCTGAGTGCGCTGCGAAGGCTCCTGCTGCAGCCGCGGGCGCCAGTGCAGCTGCTGAGCTCGGAGCTGAGGCCGCGCCTCCCGCGGCTACTGGATGAC GCCCGGGACTCGGTCCGCGCCTCGGCGATCGGGCTCCTCGGGACGCTGGTACGGCGGGGCCGGGGTGGGCTCCGGGTGGGGCTCCGTGGCCCTCTGCGGAAGCTGGTGCTGCAGAGTCTGGTGCCATTGCTGCTTCGCCTGCAAGACCCCAGCCCGGACGCTGCTGAG AGCTCAGAGTGGACCCTGGCTCGCTGTGACCAGGCCCTGCGCTGGGGCCTGCTGGAGGAGCTGGTGACTGTGGCCCACTACGACAGCCCGGAGGCTCTCAGCCGCCTCTGCCACCGTCTG GTTCAGCGGTACCCAAGACACGTGCCCAGCTTCCTGAGCCAGACCCAGGGTTACCTTCAGTGCCCACAGGTTCCCCTGCGCCGGGGAGCTGCAGTGCTTATAG GTTTCCTCACCCATCACACCAGCCCCAGCCAAGTCAGCCAGGATCTTTTGGACTCCCTGTTCCAGG ACCTGGGGCAGCTGCAGAATGACCCAGAGTCAGAGGTGGGAGCAGCTGCTCACGTGTCCTCTCAGCAGgtgtctctgctggctctggtgCAGAGCCAACCCCGGGGACCCTGCCTGGCTTGCCTCGCTCGCCTCACTTGGCGCTGCACCAGCCCTATGCGGGCCCCACCGGTCTACGCCGACAGCCCTTTTCAGCGCCGGAGCCACGCAGACCGCTGGGGCTGCTCCAGCCCTGGCTGA
- the NAPRT gene encoding nicotinate phosphoribosyltransferase isoform X3 encodes MAAARGTERDPDPEGLAAARPLLTDLYQATMALAYWRAGRARDDAEFELFFRRCPFGGAFALAAGLRDCVRFLRAFRLRDADVEFLASVLPPDTEPAFFAHLRALDCSGVTVRALPEGSLAFPGVPLLQVSGPLLVVQLLETPLLCLVSYASLVATNAARLRLIAGPKKRLLEMGLRRAQGPDGGLTASTYSYLGGEGREEGFDCSSNVLAGQLRGVPVAGTLAHSFVTSFSGTEVPPDPMLAPAASEGPQVDLASRVEVWLELVCAHLGLGVQEPHKGERAAFVAYALAFPRGFQGLLDSYSVWRSGLPNFLAVALALGELGYRAVGVRLDSGDLLQQAREVRGVLRTTAAQFQVPWLGSVPIAVSDNIDEEKLARLAQELVAVGGQPRMKLTEDAEKQTLPGSKAAFRLLGSDGSLLLDLLQLAEEPPPQAGQELRVWPKGAQEPQTVRPAHVEPLLKLWVRQGQLCEPLPSLAESRAFAQLSLSRLSPAHKRLESPELCQVALSEQLQALVDRLRAGGPL; translated from the exons ATGGCGGCAGCCCGGGGCACGGAACGGGACCCCGACCCCGAGGGCCTAGCAGCGGCACGGCCGCTGCTCACCGACCTGTACCAGGCCACCATGGCGCTGGCCTACTGGCGCGCGGGCCGGGCGCGGGACGACGCCGAGTTCGAGCTTTTCTTCCGCCGCTGCCCTTTCGGCGGCGCCTTCGCCCTGGCCGCCGGGCTGCGCGATTGCGTGCGCTTCCTGAGGGCCTTCCGCCTGCGGGACGCAG ATGTGGAGTTTCTGGCCTCCGTGCTGCCTCCGGACACCGAGCCCGCGTTCTTCGCGCACCTGCGGGCCCTGGACTGCTCCGGGGTGACCGTGCGGGCCCTGCCCGAGGGCTCCCTCGCCTTTCCGGGC GTGCCGCTGCTGCAGGTGTCCGGGCCgctcctggtggtgcagctgcTGGAGACGCCGCTGCTCTGCTTGGTCAGCTACGCCAG CCTCGTTGCCACCAACGCGGCGCGGCTTCGCCTGATCGCGGGGCCGAAGAAGCGGTTGCTGGAGATGGGGCTGCGGCGTGCCCAGGGCCCCGACGGGGGGCTCACGGCCTCCACCTACAGCTACCTGGGCGGTGAGGGCCGGGAGGAAG GCTTCGACTGCAGCAGCAACGTGCTGGCCGGCCAGCTGCGGGGAGTGCCCGTGGCCGGGACACTGGCGCACTCCTTCGTCACTTCCTTTTCAGGCACTGAGGTGCCTCCTGACCCG atgttggcACCGGCAGCCAGTGAGGGCCCTCAGGTGGACCTGGCCAGCCGTGTGGAGGTGTGGCTGGAGCTTGTGTGTGCCcacctggggctgggggtgcaggAGCCGCACAAAGGGGAGCGGGCGGCCTTTGTGGCCTATGCCCTGGCCTTCCCCCGGGGCTTCCAGGGCCTGCTGGACTCCTACAGTGTGTGGAG GAGCGGTCTCCCCAACTTCCTGGCCGTTGCCTTGGCCCTGGGAGAGCTGGGCTATCGGGCAGTGGGAGTGCGGCTGGAcagtggtgatctgcttcagcaGGCCCGGGAGGTCCGAGGGGTCTTACGGACCACTGCAGCCCA GTTCCAGGTGCCCTGGCTGGGGTCTGTCCCCATCGCTGTCAGCGACAACATCGATGAAGAGAAGCTGGCCCGGCTGGCCCAGGAG CTGGTGGCCGTGGGGGGCCAGCCCCGGATGAAGCTGACAGAGGATGCTGAGAAGCAGACCCTGCCTGGAAGCAAGGCCGCCTTCCGGCTCCTGGGCTCAGATG GGTCTCTGCTGTTGGACTTGCTGCAGTTGGCTGAGGAGCCACCACCCCAGGCTGGGCAGGAACTGAGAGTGTGGCCAAAGGGGGCCCAGGAACCTCAGACTGTGAGGCCAGCCCATGTGGAGCCGTTGCTGAAACTCTGGGTCCGGCAGGGACAG cTGTGTGAGCCCCTCCCATCTCTGGCCGAGTCTAGAGCCTTTGCCCAGCTGTCCCTGAGCCGCCTCAGCCCTGCCCACAAGCGGCTGGAGAGCCCCGAGCTCTGCCAG GTGGCGCTGTCTGAGCAGCTGCAGGCCCTGGTGGACAGGCTGAGGGCTGGAGGCCCATTGTGA